One segment of Triticum aestivum cultivar Chinese Spring chromosome 2A, IWGSC CS RefSeq v2.1, whole genome shotgun sequence DNA contains the following:
- the LOC123185877 gene encoding uncharacterized protein: protein MAARLPLLWARGRRVLLLAVVLSQLGALSCQTLRGSVTCLDCPAGHHLSGVVMGVECSGVDGGGAGPHVVARTDGGGNFSVAVPESVPASRCAARVLGGTEQLCAPQRLTVARVVAAGRPGSYALGSRLAVFTRCEGVVATMSAGGGSGQRSPPTPRLAPQLPSPSVPPLVGRSSPPYGLGIPLIYVFPFIPIIGIP from the exons ATGGCTGCTCGTCTCCCTCTGCTCTGGGCTCGTGGCCGCCGCGTCCTCCTTCTCGCCGTCGTGCTCTCCCAGCTCGGCGCGCTCTCGTGCCAGACCCTCCGCGGCTCCGTCACCTGCCTCGACTGCCCCGCGGGCCACCACCTCTCCG GTGTGGTCATGGGGGTGGAATGCAGcggcgtcgacggcggcggcgcgggcccgcACGTCGTGGCGCGGACGGACGGCGGCGGCAACTTCAGTGTGGCCGTGCCGGAGTCGGTGCCGGCCTCGCGGTGCGCAGCGAGGGTCCTCGGCGGCACGGAGCAGCTCTGCGCGCCGCAGAGGCTCACCGTCGCGCGTGTCGTCGCTGCCGGGCGGCCTGGCTCGTACGCGCTGGGATCCCGCCTCGCTGTCTTCACAAGGTGTGAAGGAGTCGTCGCGACGATGTCCGCCGGTGGTGGCAGCGGCCAGAGGTCACCCCCGACCCCGAGGCTTGCACCGCAGTTGCCCTCGCCCAGCGTGCCGCCGCTCGTTGGACGCAGCAGCCCACCCTACGGCCTGGGCATCCCTCTCATCTACGTCTTTCCTTTCATCCCAATCATTGGCATCCCCTAA